DNA sequence from the Manduca sexta isolate Smith_Timp_Sample1 chromosome 25, JHU_Msex_v1.0, whole genome shotgun sequence genome:
GGGGTTCGTGCCGTCGCGCTGGGAGACCGTGgagcccgcgcccgcgcccgcgcacgcgcccgcgcccgccgccgccagcccgccgcccgcgcaccacgacgacgacgacgagcgCGCCGCACTCGCCAACATGCACACCGACAAGTACGCACCCTGCTGCCAATCTTATAAACAGTACATTACGTCAACAAGTCACCAAATATAATCGCTAAACCCACTGCGCTTGATCATAATAAACATATACCTCGTACGGAAATatcaatgattttatatatcatGAATGTACTGAATCGATTATGTTCAAtcgtttaaatatgtatttattttaaatattacgacAGTAACGACGAGCAGTGTCTGAAACGTGAGACCCTCCGCGAGATCGAGGTGCGCGTGCTGAAGTACGCGGACGAGCTGGAGGCGGGCGTGAGGGCGCGCCGGCCCGGCCTCGCGCAGCATCAGCAGATACAGCACTACAGGCGGAAACTCATCAAGAAGGTAAGAGGTCAACAGTAAATTACGTAACTCAAAAAATTtgctattgataaataaattaaatgaggaGCTTATAAAAGTGTTCCAGGGGTTTCATTGTTAGAGACTATTTGCCAACAAATCGTAATGGTTTACTGTAACTACACCAAATTTTCTGCCTGCAAAACACGCCATCACCATCACGCAATTTGGACTCCCATATTAGAAATGTCAAAAAAATGTGACAGCACGTGTCAAAATCATGAAACTCGTGGGACTTCATTTATTGACCCTAATCAATTGTGCCCGATTTGGGTGTTTACACCTATGTGCCTGTGATTGTCAAACAGTATTTCAAACAACGTCAAAGCTATTTCTATcagtttgataaaatttattttggcaAATAGTTTCATTCTCTGTGCTCATACTTCCTCAAATGAACACTGTTTCACCTTATTGAACCTATGTCTAAATTAGTTAGAGTTGTTACGAAATCGTTATACAATGTGTTTGGTGGCAGGCGGCGCGGGAGGCGCGGGAGGCGCGAGAGGCGCGGGAGGCGCGCGAGGGGCGCGAGGAGCGCACCGCCTCGCCCGAGCTGCGCCGGCGCTCGCCCGCCGAGGACGACGAGTATTCCACGTCTGTACCTCACTAACGGCCCTTTTCAAAAATCAATACCATCAGAATCTTCTATCCGATCCCGTGATTTTAAACCAAGCCAAATTAgtccttttatatttataaggatataaaaaaaatatttgttctgatTATTATTTGGATCGGTTATTGGAAACGGccgtaattgtattttatacgaaaatatCTCAATTCGGATTCCAAGAAGATCCATTTGTTCGTTTATGCcccatgttataaaaaatataaaaaacagacGAGTAAAAAACCGACTCTCGATTTATAGCATCTTCTGTAAGAATACTAAACAGTTTGATACACGATAATAAAAGTTATCTATTGCATTACAGCACATCATCCAAAAAGTCTAAAAAATCAAGGGAACCGTCGTTGTCACCACCACCAAAGAAATCTCGATACaggtactattttttatatccttgtTTTTATACTACAGCTTCCACCGTTTATCAGTAATTCTGTCAATGTTCGGTAGTTTCgttatacagattttttttataaataaataatcagtaTCATAATTTAGGTAAAAATTCTAGAATTAATCATTATTTACGTGAAAGCAAGTAgcagtgttaaatatttaaaaccttttttattccCAGCGATCGCAGAAGTCGATCCCGTTCGAGATCACGTGATAGGGAAAGAGACCGCGATAGATCTCGGGAGCGCGACCGGGAACGAGATAGAGAGAGGGAGAAAGAGCGTGAACGCGAACGcgagagagaaagagagaggCGAAGACGCTCGCCCGCCACGCCTCCAGCACACCACCACCGGAAGCACAGCAAACACGCCAAATACAAGTACTAATATTTAATGGTAGATGGCGTTAATACGAATTAAGAATATCGCttttgtaagataaaatatatcgaaaatTATATCagaagttgttttattttcttcacaGAAGTGTTCTAGCAAATGTTAATGTAGTAAATCGCAATATGATATGATCAACACATTGAAACTAGTTTGTACTGATACGTGAAAATACTATCGTTTTGTGAGTCTGGCACTGAGTACTGACTATAGCCCTTTACAATGAAGATTACATTATTGTGGCAAGAGGTTATTCATAACTCAATTTAGTATTTAAGTTTTAGTACTCAATTTAGTATTCGAGTTTTCTGAGACCACCACACACACACCAGACCAGCGGTTCTAACTCTGAGCTCAACTTGGTAGTCGTCCGTGCACCCCCTGGAGAATGATCATTTAGACGtataaaactgattaaaatcGCCTTATAGGCAATGTTGAACATCAAATTACTGTCGATATAGAAGTTTCGGTGCATGACCGCCTGCAGATCTATTGTATATCAGTTTAACCATTGAGGAAtcgcaaataatatttcattgctGGGTTCCGATTATTTCAAATGGATTAGAATCGCAATAAAATATTGGGTCATGGATGGTATCGTCAGTTCAGATAGGGTATGGCTAGGAACGTATGAGGATGTACTGGTGATACAAACTGAGTTCACTTTTAACCTCACTCTAGgtacttaactttttttatcCGAGCCACAAAGACGTTATAGTTCTTCAGACCGCAACGTGAATTCATTGACCTGGAGGctctataaaagttataaaaaaatcggtttatttattttaataaaaagttcacacttaactaaatattattattagtgaagCATACAGCTCAAGTAATCTTTGGAAAAGTTTCCTTAAATTGTCATTTTGAAAACAGCTAGGTTTACAAAAGCTTGGTGGTCCGTATGTAAATTCTCGTTGGGCCACGTGATGACAATAGGTCCTTTAGTATCTGTGATATCCTGATACATTTGTACTCTAAGAGACTTCCTGTGGCACTAATAAGGCGCTAAAATCCAAGTTTAGGTTAGGATAAGAAAcctaatttcattttaatgtcagCTTGATGTGGTTCAAGATATTATCCCGCTGTTTGAAGTAGATTATATCACCTATATTTATgcttttacctatattttataatctttactAGTATTAAATATGCGGAAATGTTTTGGTTTTGTCTTTCCTACACAAGATATTGTAGGTTACTTTATGTCCTGGATAAATGCATAAACTGGCGGACGTTTTAACTCTTATTGTTGGCGACGCGCCGACCCCTTAGATGGTGCAAAGTGACTACAAAGCGATTAGTGATAGTGAAATAAggtaaattgaaaattttatgtctatttttgGTTATTACTTGTAGTGTTTATGTATAGTTGATTTGATTGTGTATTCGGATAGCGCTCATTGTAAGCTTTGATGTATAAGATGTACCTGTGCGTtctataacttaataaataatcgCCAATAATGTCAAATGCCAAAACACAATTATCGTAGAAATTGGGTCGATCGGTCGCGGCTCTCTTTACGGTATAGCCGCGACCCACATAAGCTAACGCGTGCGATTTGTTATTATGCGTTCAATCATCAATGGGATCAAGAATTCAAGAAACAAGAAAACTCAAGACTGGAAACTCTTCAAGTCTGAAGACTCCTCAGAACTGAAGACTCTCCTTAAGACGGAAGGCATCCTGAGAAGAGTAAAGGGGGCGGGGTGGCATATGGCCTATAGGGTGGCATTTGGCACGGCATTAATAGTTTCTTATATACAATTTCTTATTTGCCGTCTCCCTACACTACACTCCTACTTCATCTGCCGCTGTTCAGGTATTAACTACATAAAAACCACACAGAGCTACAGTTACACCACGCTTTTTAAGGCATCAATCACAGCAACGTGGGAAAATATAACGGGCTGGGTACCGGCAGCAGTTTTTCAACTTAGTTAAACGCCCAGCAGCCGAAAGTACCTAAGGTCTTCCGGCAACCCAACACTTATAAGACATAGCACTGAggtttataaaagaaaaaaacacaaataaaaggctgcatgatatatttgtatccaaataaacaattcattaaaatcatt
Encoded proteins:
- the LOC115441490 gene encoding zinc finger CCCH domain-containing protein 13, with the protein product MTYSSVRIRLARRPRRRAVRRRGPARTAAAPPPRAPPPPRSRGREARAARSTAPRCAASPPRDVHAPAHAPAAAHAHAPAIAHATHTSTADIDGVPVDEDIDGIPLELEGGSEAEARAPAAGFVPSRWETVEPAPAPAHAPAPAAASPPPAHHDDDDERAALANMHTDNNDEQCLKRETLREIEVRVLKYADELEAGVRARRPGLAQHQQIQHYRRKLIKKAAREAREAREAREAREGREERTASPELRRRSPAEDDEYSTTSSKKSKKSREPSLSPPPKKSRYSDRRSRSRSRSRDRERDRDRSRERDRERDREREKERERERERERERRRRSPATPPAHHHRKHSKHAKYKY